The following are encoded together in the Kwoniella europaea PYCC6329 chromosome 1, complete sequence genome:
- a CDS encoding histone H3: MARTKQTARKSTGGKAPRKQLATKAARKSTSKTQGAGTSGGVKKPHRYRPGTVALREIRRYQKSTELLIRKLPFQRLVREIAQDFKTDLRFQSSAVLALQEASEAYLVSLFEDTNLAAIHAKRVTIQPKDLQLARRLRGERS, encoded by the exons ATGGCCCGAACTAAGCAAACCGCTCGAAAATCCACTGGTGGTAAAGCCCCAAGAAAGCAAC TCGCTACCAAGGCTGCTCGAAAATCCACTTCCAAGACCCAAGGTGCCGGTACCTCAGGCGGTGTCAAGAAACCCCACAGATACAGACCTGGTACTGTCGCTCTTAGAGAAATCAGACGATACc AAAAATCCACTGAACTTCTTATCCGAAAACTTCCTTTCCAACGATTAGTCAGGGAAATCGCTCAAGACTTCAAGACTGATTTGCGATTCCAATCTTCTGCCGTACTGGCTCTTCAAGAAGCCTCTGAAGCTTACCTCGTCTCTCTC TTCGAGGACACCAACCTTGCTGCTATCCACGCTAAGAGAGTTACAATCCAACCTAAGGATCTCCAACTCGCCC